One Aerosakkonema funiforme FACHB-1375 genomic region harbors:
- the bchL gene encoding ferredoxin:protochlorophyllide reductase (ATP-dependent) iron-sulfur ATP-binding protein produces MKLAVYGKGGIGKSTTSCNISVALARRGKKVLQIGCDPKHDSTFTLTGFLIPTIIDTLQSKDYHYEDVWPEDVIYKGYGGVDCVEAGGPPAGAGCGGYVVGETVKLLKELNAFDEYDVILFDVLGDVVCGGFAAPLNYADYCLIVTDNGFDALFAANRIAASVREKARTHQLRLAGLIGNRTSKRDLIDKYVESVAMPVLEVLPLIEDIRVSRVKGKTLFEMAETDPSLNYVCDYYLNIADQILARPEGVVPSDAPDRELFSLLSDFYLNPTKPTIKTEAEELDLMMV; encoded by the coding sequence GTGAAACTGGCAGTTTACGGAAAAGGCGGAATCGGTAAATCCACAACAAGCTGTAATATCTCTGTGGCGCTAGCCCGACGCGGTAAGAAAGTGCTGCAAATCGGTTGCGACCCCAAGCACGACAGCACCTTTACCCTCACAGGCTTCCTGATTCCCACAATTATCGATACCCTGCAATCAAAGGACTATCACTACGAAGACGTTTGGCCGGAAGATGTAATCTACAAAGGCTACGGCGGCGTTGACTGCGTAGAAGCTGGTGGCCCTCCTGCCGGTGCAGGTTGCGGTGGCTACGTGGTGGGCGAAACCGTCAAACTGCTCAAAGAACTCAACGCTTTTGACGAATACGATGTCATCCTATTTGACGTTCTCGGCGACGTTGTTTGCGGCGGCTTTGCAGCACCGCTCAACTATGCCGATTACTGCCTGATCGTGACCGATAACGGTTTCGACGCTTTATTCGCTGCTAACCGCATTGCCGCTTCCGTGCGCGAAAAAGCTCGCACTCACCAGCTGCGCCTCGCCGGTTTGATTGGCAACCGCACATCCAAGCGCGACTTAATCGACAAGTACGTCGAATCAGTAGCCATGCCGGTGCTAGAAGTGCTGCCGCTAATTGAAGACATCCGCGTTTCCCGCGTCAAGGGCAAAACTTTGTTTGAAATGGCGGAGACCGACCCCTCGCTGAACTACGTCTGCGATTACTACCTGAACATCGCGGATCAGATTTTGGCCCGTCCGGAAGGTGTGGTGCCCTCTGACGCACCCGATCGCGAATTGTTCTCCTTGCTGTCAGACTTTTATTTAAATCCGACAAAACCGACGATCAAGACAGAGGCAGAAGAACTAGACTTAATGATGGTTTGA
- a CDS encoding DUF5331 domain-containing protein, whose translation MAFFDDFTSALKQKWLQYYQVNHSWLALQMELESVKTPDGGRRPPSHLILGILNALEPKLAQLMLPFAKLNPSPDALIDVLELNFDPEVALGNKPAIKEPSAPPSEVTSSTPAIETAFDRDELEEDEDSLVAPAVIVSTTTIETVDTVELSEDAIDELDEDVSVVSLDDDRDVGSLADIELDDLAETPSEEDSDEDVEGFGDLESLDEFVETSSDESGEESDEDFGAALDAWGEETADELETDLSDMTLDEFGDTSTKELDDEDLDAFSDINFDPFSDPKAKKDDDDDEWSK comes from the coding sequence GTGGCCTTTTTCGACGATTTCACATCAGCTCTGAAACAAAAATGGTTGCAATACTACCAAGTAAATCATTCGTGGCTGGCTCTGCAAATGGAGCTGGAGTCTGTCAAAACTCCAGATGGCGGTCGCCGACCGCCCTCTCACCTCATCCTGGGAATCCTAAATGCGCTTGAACCGAAGCTAGCGCAGTTGATGTTGCCCTTTGCCAAGCTCAATCCCAGTCCAGATGCGCTGATAGACGTTTTGGAGTTAAATTTCGACCCAGAAGTAGCGCTAGGAAACAAGCCAGCGATTAAAGAGCCTTCAGCTCCACCAAGCGAGGTAACTTCCTCGACACCGGCGATCGAAACAGCTTTCGATCGCGACGAATTGGAGGAAGACGAGGACTCATTAGTAGCACCGGCTGTGATTGTCAGCACGACGACGATTGAAACTGTTGATACGGTTGAGCTGAGCGAAGATGCGATCGACGAGTTGGACGAGGATGTGTCGGTAGTCTCCCTAGACGACGATCGAGATGTGGGGAGCTTAGCTGACATAGAACTCGACGATCTGGCCGAAACCCCGTCTGAGGAAGACAGCGACGAAGATGTCGAAGGCTTTGGCGATTTAGAATCGCTGGATGAGTTTGTCGAAACTTCATCAGACGAGTCCGGTGAAGAGTCAGACGAGGATTTTGGTGCGGCGCTGGATGCCTGGGGTGAGGAAACGGCAGACGAGTTAGAAACAGACCTGAGCGACATGACGCTGGATGAGTTTGGGGATACGTCCACGAAAGAGTTAGATGACGAAGACCTGGATGCGTTTAGCGACATCAACTTCGATCCGTTTTCCGACCCGAAGGCCAAAAAAGATGATGACGACGATGAGTGGAGCAAGTAA